The window CGGTATTATTATGAGTTGATGGTTTGTACAATGATCGGAAAATGAGAGAAGATGAGAAGGAGAAGGAAAAGATGATATATCATGTAACTCCCACCATAAATGCAGAAAAAAGGTAAATGGAGGTTATACATtcttttttaacctttttcttaTATGGTTCGACTAATTACATCTACTTTTacgaaagagagagagaaataataatatttattaaagcAATAGAACCTCTAAATTATTATTGACGCTTATGCTTCAGTTAGTTAAGCCAATTAAGCTTTTGAACTATAGGTTATAGCACTTAattgttacttttttttttaatcattaatTGGTACTATTATATAGTAatattctttttcttcctttatatACGTTGTTTTTTGTTCTTTAAAAAAAGTTGTATTTTGTTGGGTAATTAAGATTAAATTACCAAAATTATTTAGTTCAAATTTTAATCCAATTAATTCTAatcaataaatataataaaattttctaatttcaaTACAATTTCTagataccaaaataagtgtaaatatgaaaaaagaaaagtaaaTTTGATTGAAAGAGTAATAGCAACaaataaaatttggattttCCTCAAAAAAGTAACAAAGAAAGTACAGTGTATAATATCTTTATGTTCTTATTTAGGTAAAACTTTCATTGATTTATATATTgtcataaattaatataaaagttaTTATTAACTATCACTTTAAGTGATTTATGATATGATATTAGAGCCTCTTATATTAAATGCTGGTTTGGTTATtatttgttgttggaaaaaactgttttttcgaaaaagctgcttttcgaAACAGCAATATttctacttttataaaaaaaactacttttcagtTATAAAAGACAAATAAGGTGAAAAGGAGTGAAAATTAGGGAGTAAATTAAaaccatggccactgaactttattcattttaacATTTTAGCCACTGAACTTAATTTCTTAACAGtatgactactgaactttattctttttaacatcggtggcctttgaactttaactaatttctcaaaatgaccggtaacgatctcaaaatgaaaatattcaataattaaagttgtttagaacaacATTTACCATTGTTTTCTTACTAACTGGTTAAAGGTCCAAACCCTATTGTTTTCTTACTAACTGATATTATGAATGTAATCCATATTTTGTGAAAGACATGCAAACTATATTTTGGCATTGATTATGCTTATTTTTGGCATGTTGGAGCATAAAAAAATCGAATAGATTATTTTCATCGATTTTTCGGTTTGAGGCTTGTCAGACACTTTTAAAACGGATGATCTCCCAATTATGAGTTTTGTGACGATTGTACTCCACATTTCCACATTTCAGCAAACATAATCTAAGTAAATAGTCTAAAATAATTGACAAGAGGTAGAATGAGAATTTAGGAGGTCAATAAGACGAAAGAGGAgtcttatatatataaaagtttaaaGTACTTAATATAGTAAAATAATTGACTAAGCAACTTGTACATAAAATAGTAAGAATTGAATTCCCTTTTAGCTATACTctttatggaacatttgcagcaccttattttattttcatgttatgCCTCACATGTTATGTCTTATGTACTTACTTACTTGTATTCAAAATGGCTCTTTTTTCAATGCACCATCAAAtccaaatcaaatcaaatctaGTAGATTAGGAGCTGGATTTCATGATCTAATTATTAATAGATGCATTTGTTCTTAACTTCAATTCTCAGGGACTTTATTGCAATTAACCCAAATATCAGGATGTCTACCACCACCAGAATAATATAGGCAAGATAAACAAAACGACTTTGGAATTTGTTTGTAGCAACTAGCATCGACATCAACATTTTGTTCTTGAGTAAGacctttatttttcaaattactaCTTTTTAAcctaatattaatttaaaattataatctTCTCATTTTTTCAATACGACAACTCCTTACGTATATTAATAGTTTCAATTGAAATTGgatattttaacaaaattttaatatttttcaggaaaaaataaaataataattattattatttttgaatcAAGTACAAattaaagtatttttttttctgataacaaaaaaagtacaaaataaaGTTAAAAGGTCAAATTGTGAAAACAAATGTTCAGTGCAGTGAAAAGGAGGAGAAGGTGGGATTGATAATTCCTATAATTTCAAGCGGAAAGTTAATATATCATAATTACATTACAtcttggggtaaattacatttatgGTCCTGAAGTTTTTACTTACTTTCATTATGCCGTGAAGCTGTTTATAATGTACAATTTTGAATTTTAGGGACTTTAATGAAAATAAGAACAAAGTACTGGGGTAATGAACGTAATTTAGTGTGATGCGGTAGATGTATAAGAAAATTTGTGTTTAGGGGCGACAATCCATTAATAGTGGAAATGGTGGGACAAAGCAATCCGTATCCCAGAGCATCTATTGTAAATGACCAAAAGCCACCGGCCGCCCCCATGCCTGCCCGTTTTGTCCGATCACCAGCCAATCCGCGTCAAGGCCCAGGCAACCAGACAActctctttttttatatatataaattgttactactatttatttattattattattttttggacaCTGACAGTGCCGGGTAAATTAGGCCAATGATTAGTGAACTTTATGTATTGTATTGTATGTTAATACAGGCttttggtttttattttaataaattcgtTTGAACGaatttaaatagaaaaaaaactgaaataaaaatgattttattgaaataaatatattaaattcttccaattaaattaagttaaaaatagagTGAGCAACCAATTAAGTTAGAGGGGAACATGTATTATTTAGTTGCTACGTAAGCAAGCAAGTGCAAAAAGCAACAGTGCTACCAGAATCGATAAAGCATCTTTTTAGCTTTTTTACTTGTTAAATTAATTCTATCCAAAAGGGTCAAACCCTCTCTTCCTTTTTACTATTCTCTCCCTACCTTCCTCCCTCCTTTTTCCATTTCTGCAACTACCTTTTCTTCCCATTTTCTATTGAAACAAACACCTTTACTttcagtccttttttttttttaatattatttttatagaaTTTCTTGTAATCCTTTCAAATCATGAAATCTTCACAGAGCATGAAGTCTCGCTCCTCCAAGCAACAACTGGAGGTATGTCTATTCTCTCTCAACTTTTAGTTTTTATGTGTAATGAATGGTATCCGGGTTTGGATCGGTTGATTTTCATATTTGGGTAATGGGATTTATGCTTAGAGATTAATTGGCAGAGGAAAAGTTGGGTTGAAACCTGTTGTTGTTTGGGTTGTTCCTGCCTACAGCTGTTTTGGCCCCGAGTTGTCATGCGCAAATTGCTCAACATCAATACTAAACACTCCGATTACAGCGCCGACTCTGATTCTGATGGCGACAATGACTCTGTTGCTTCTGATACCCAAGGTTTACTACTTTTCCGCCTTCCAAATCCTCTTTTCAATCGTATAACCTTCCAAATCAATGTCAATTTTGTTGATTCATTACAAATTTTTCAGAATCTTCTGAGTGGCCAAAAGAATCGCGGTTTGGGAATAACAGAGCAGAGGATCCTACCAATGGTACCGCTccctcttctttttttttttttttttttctttcttcttccatttattttttcttctcatggtttttatttgtcttttaatCATCAATTTGATTGGATTTTATGTTTTTGTGGTagcatatttataaatttgctgCAACTGGTGTTTGAAACTGTTAATTTGGGGAATCGCTTTCTTTTCTCCCTGTGATCTAAGTGATGAAGTTCTATTTTGGTTAGGATTCTAGTGGTTTTGCAAATGTGGAAATCTTTTATTGCTGTTATTTTTATGGTTTAGTTGTTGGTTGAATTGAAAGTGGCCTAGCATTACAATTAGGATGTAATATAAAGATTATGATAAACTTATGGAATGATTACTGTGTCAGCAAGCcagcacattttgtggaaaaTAGGTAAATGGGGCCATCTATTTAGTGGAGTTTGGTACTAATACAATTCCACTACTTGTTCACATTGACATAGATTTCTTCCATACCTTGAAAAGTGCGGCCTTGCTTTTTGCTTGTTTCTTAGGGTTGGCAATTACCAACTTCAAATTATGACATAAATTATTTGTTGGGTTAGTAATACATTATTGATATACAGGCTACCAACAACATTAAGACCCCGTTACTATTCCTGACACACTTATAAACCATTTCACAAAATACACAAAACTGTTTAAATttattgacaaatttatttagAAAAGTCGATATGTCAAATAATTTTGAGACCAGTTCGTTCAACTTTTCCACCAAATAGGGATAACATTTAGTTTGTTTgaaaatattagaaataaattttatgtattTCATACATTATAGGTAAATCTGCAATTCTAAAAAACGATTAAATCAAATTTGGAtcttatccttttttttttgtttacagcaaatttggatatataaaatttaataaacaatTTAGTAGTtcttatgttatttttttttatttggacaATTGTACTTACattaaatgacaaaaaaaaaaaaaaaactcactcCATATGATTCATACCCATGACTTCCTCAGTTATAGGAAGAGTCTTAACCCTACGCCAAGACTTTACCACGTTTTTACTTATTACACTAGTTTACACATATTTTAAGATTCTTAAGTTTTATTTGTCAATTatttagtttatttatttttgtatttgaaagtataaaatcataaatagTTATATAAGTGAAAGAACTTGTCTTTTTAATTTCAAATGTAATAAACATATTTGTGATAAAATTTTGTGTAATATATATACCAATAATTCTATACTTATACATattattgtataaatttttgttacttATTCTTTTAATGTTATAATTatcataaaatataatataatatcaaatattattataaattttgataattctttcaaaattgttttttttattagaaataAATGTTTACAATTTTATCTctacttttaattttataagttttgaaatatTTTCATTAACTTTTTCAATGAAATTAATCCTATGCCTCTaacttaaatttatataattatataaaaattaataaattaattactgtATATAGGACAAATTAGGATTCtgtggaaaagaaaagaaaaaataatataaaatagaaaaaaataaatgttttattattataaaataggaTAAAggatttttttgtcattttaaattttatttagtctaATTTGACTATTgatttttaaaaatgaattaaaaagttgatgtaaataaaaatttagagacgatataattattatttattttatttttttgaaatgggactatataattatttttttaaacataaaactGATTAGTTtaacataaaacataaaaacatgGTGATAAATAAATTGTTTAGTGGATGAATATTGAGTAATTCCATAGTTgatttataattttctttttttaccaATTTTAGTAATATTAGCAAATTCCGAATTGCATCTTGTCAAATAGTAACAGTTTTAAAGGTGAAGggttttacttaaaaaaaaaaaaaaggtgaagGGTTTTTGTGAAGTTGAGGTTGTAGCATTTGTATTGGAACTATTTCCTGACTGATTTTGTTGGATTTCAGATGGTTTTCCAAAGGTACGGAGTCGGAGACGGAAATCAGAAACTTTTAGGCAACAATATATAAACACAAAGGAACTCAGGTCTAATGCTTCTTCCTTCCCTCCTTCATGaaaaattctctttctctcttcttccCCTTCCAGCACTAGATAAGTTCCTTATTTGAAACTtctcaaaaaacaaaaaatatttccTGTAGAATATGTGTCTGTACATGGAATGTTGGAGGAAAACTTCCACCTGATGATCTAGATATTGACGATTGGATCGATAGGGATGATCCTGCAGACATCTATGTGTTCGGGTATGTACATTTGATTTTTGTTTGGAGCCTCCTCTTCTTAGTTTTAAAGTATTATTCACTGGTGAAGATGGATGTTGGAACTGTCATAATTTAAAGTAAGTCTCAAGTGCTGATTTTATATAATACCTTGAGAATAAAGATGCTGAGGTGAGGTGCTTTATCTACAAAAACTTTCCCATCTGTTATTGCCTTAACTTGgttaaattcttttattttgtttcctCCAAAATGCTCAACCTGTGTACGTGGTTAGTGTATATCGTTCGCTTTTGatatataatctatatataatttcTGGGAGAGTTCAGTTGAGAAACAGTTTAAATGCTTTCACTTTTTCAGTCTTCAGGAGATTGTACCATTGAATCCTGGGAATATATTCGGTGCTGAAGATAGCCGCCCAGTTCCAATGTGGGAAAACATTATTCGTGAAACACTAGAAGTAATTCGGCCTACAAGGACCAAGGTCAAATGCCATAGTGATCCCCCATCCCCATCAAAGTTTAAACCACCTGCTGATTTTCCAAGTATAGAAGAGGAGATATTACTTGAAAGCGACAGTGATATTGGAGACGAAATTCATCCAATAAATGAAGAATTCGACTGTTCGGATTTAGATGAAAATTTTCAAGGCATGGGTGACATGCACATGGATTCTTGCACAGCTGTCGATGAAATCAGTGAACTAGGAATTCCTGCAGGAAAGGATTTCCGGAGACAATTTTCTTCTGCAAAAAGATTAGATAGATCAAATTGCTTGCTAACAGAAGATTCTATTGAAGATGTTGAAGTAACAGTTGGACAGAACAGTGGCAAGTTGACCAGAATGCTAAGTAGTACAGAAAGGATTGGTTTGAGCTGGCCGGAGCCCCCACTAGACTTGCTACCCAAACATGTTTTGCAGAGACCAAAGTCCTTTAAATcaattaaatcttttaaatCGAGCAAGTCGTGTGTAGTAGAGAGTTCTCTTAAAAATTATAGTTCTTTCAAGTCAGTCGCAAATGAACTGCAATCAGGATTGGCTTTGCTTGCAGAATTTGACCTTGAAGCTCTTTTGAATCGGAAAAGAAGATCAGCATATATAAGGATAGTAAGCAAGCAGATGGTTGGAATTTTCATCACAATTTGGGTTCGTAGGAGCTTGCGCAAACATATTCAGAATTTAAAGGTGTCCACTGTTGGTGTTGGTGTTATGGGCTACATTGGTAACAAGGTTTGTTAACCACAAGCTGATTTTCTAACTTTTTTCTTATCTCATCAGAATTTTGTTGTGATTTTTTCTTTTCAGTTTTGTTTGACTACCTAATGAATATTTCACAAAAGAATCAAGAATGTATTGTCACAGTGGTATTATATCATATCTGCAAAACATAATTCCTTAACGTTTTATGCTTGATATAGTATCATGGTTTGCATAGTTGTATGGCCGGTTGGCTAATCATAGAGGATTTACATATGTGATATTATTTTCCTCTTCtcattttggttcaattatttGTGAGTGAAgtgttatgtatatatatgcatTTGGAGATCGATTCTTAAATCTTAAGTGGGGTTTTCCCCCCATCTGGACTTCATCGAATGGGTTCTATATGACATGGATGCTGAACAGTTTTTGTCGAAATTTATGCAagtctaattataattgtttatcTGGGCGTATGAAATAACCAATTTTCGTGCTAGCTGCACCTCTACTTAACCTTAAAAGGCGCTGTTAAGAGCTGCAGTTCGGTGATTTACTGAAATTGCGATGCAGTAACAACCCTTTTCTATCTTTTAGTTGCACATCAACTTCATTGATCAGAAAACACAATCAAAACTTGGTTTTAGGAGGTTTTTATTCATGCTTGGGATAACATATTGAGATATAAATATCTGATCCCGTTCTTTAAAATACATGAAGAGTTCAACACTTATATTTTTGTGGTAATTAAGACAGTTCTTTAATCTTCCAGGGAGCAATATCAGTCAGCATGTCTGTATATCAGACTCTTTTCTGTTTTATATGCACTCACCTGACATCAGGTGAAAAAGATGGAGATGAACTCAAAAGAAATGCTGATGTGCATGAAATACATAAAAGAACTCATTTTAATCCGCTCTCCGGTGTTGGGCTTCCCAGAGGCATCCTTGATCATGAGTAAGTATAGAACATCTagtataatttagataatattttCTACCATTCCAACATCTGACATCCGCATACTGTTAACATTGTTAATATTCTTCCTTTTTGTGAAGTTCTCTCAAGTAAGTTCACTAAATTAGTTTAAAATGCTAACAGTACTGCTATTCTAGTTTGCTCTTAAATTTGAAAGCATTCTTATTGATACTTGTCTTTTCTGCAGAAGAATTATTTGGCTGGGCGATTTGAACTACCGAATCAACTTGTCTTATGAGAAGACACGTGAACTAATAGCTCGAAAGGAGTGGTCCAACTTACTCGAGAGAGATCAGGTAAATGTGACTCATCAAAAGTATACTTGGTATCCGAGACGATATTCTTATTCAGTACTGGGCTATGTGTGAGGCAGCACACATGTGCATCTAAATGCAGACATGGGGTGATTTGAATTCTTTTATAGTACCGATTAGTTTGGAACACTTTTGTTTTGTTCATTGTCATCTAAAAACTATAAGATAAATTTACACGGTTGTCAGTTCCTTTCCTGTATTTTCCTTTTCTGATCAATATGTGCTTGCTGAAAGTAATGTCAAAAATATAAGATTCCAACTAGCCGTTAAATTTGTTGGTTCTTATGATGGCAGCTTGTACGAGAACTTAGAAAAGGT of the Euphorbia lathyris chromosome 7, ddEupLath1.1, whole genome shotgun sequence genome contains:
- the LOC136235579 gene encoding type IV inositol polyphosphate 5-phosphatase 3 isoform X2; translated protein: MQKKEHEVSLLQATTGEINWQRKSWVETCCCLGCSCLQLFWPRVVMRKLLNINTKHSDYSADSDSDGDNDSVASDTQESSEWPKESRFGNNRAEDPTNDGFPKVRSRRRKSETFRQQYINTKELRICVCTWNVGGKLPPDDLDIDDWIDRDDPADIYVFGLQEIVPLNPGNIFGAEDSRPVPMWENIIRETLEVIRPTRTKVKCHSDPPSPSKFKPPADFPSIEEEILLESDSDIGDEIHPINEEFDCSDLDENFQGMGDMHMDSCTAVDEISELGIPAGKDFRRQFSSAKRLDRSNCLLTEDSIEDVEVTVGQNSGKLTRMLSSTERIGLSWPEPPLDLLPKHVLQRPKSFKSIKSFKSSKSCVVESSLKNYSSFKSVANELQSGLALLAEFDLEALLNRKRRSAYIRIVSKQMVGIFITIWVRRSLRKHIQNLKVSTVGVGVMGYIGNKGAISVSMSVYQTLFCFICTHLTSGEKDGDELKRNADVHEIHKRTHFNPLSGVGLPRGILDHERIIWLGDLNYRINLSYEKTRELIARKEWSNLLERDQLVRELRKGRAFDGWVEGRINFAPTYKYELNSEKYYGQDPKAGRRVPAWCDRILSYGKGMKLLKYRRTELKLSDHRPVTATYMAEVEVFCPRRLQRALTYTDAEIENGEVLDDDIDIGIGYMTFEEDAAGPWNR
- the LOC136235579 gene encoding type IV inositol polyphosphate 5-phosphatase 3 isoform X1, with amino-acid sequence MQKKEHEVSLLQATTGEINWQRKSWVETCCCLGCSCLQLFWPRVVMRKLLNINTKHSDYSADSDSDGDNDSVASDTQESSEWPKESRFGNNRAEDPTNDGFPKVRSRRRKSETFRQQYINTKELRICVCTWNVGGKLPPDDLDIDDWIDRDDPADIYVFGLQEIVPLNPGNIFGAEDSRPVPMWENIIRETLEVIRPTRTKVKCHSDPPSPSKFKPPADFPSIEEEILLESDSDIGDEIHPINEEFDCSDLDENFQGMGDMHMDSCTAVDEISELGIPAGKDFRRQFSSAKRLDRSNCLLTEDSIEDVEVTVGQNSGKLTRMLSSTERIGLSWPEPPLDLLPKHVLQRPKSFKSIKSFKSSKSCVVESSLKNYSSFKSVANELQSGLALLAEFDLEALLNRKRRSAYIRIVSKQMVGIFITIWVRRSLRKHIQNLKVSTVGVGVMGYIGNKGAISVSMSVYQTLFCFICTHLTSGEKDGDELKRNADVHEIHKRTHFNPLSGVGLPRGILDHERIIWLGDLNYRINLSYEKTRELIARKEWSNLLERDQLVRELRKGRAFDGWVEGRINFAPTYKYELNSEKYYGQDPKAGRRVPAWCDRILSYGKGMKLLKYRRTELKLSDHRPVTATYMAEVEVFCPRRLQRALTYTDAEIENGEVLDDDIDIGIGYMTFEEVSSKYDMNSFES
- the LOC136235579 gene encoding type IV inositol polyphosphate 5-phosphatase 3 isoform X3 yields the protein MKSSQSMKSRSSKQQLERKSWVETCCCLGCSCLQLFWPRVVMRKLLNINTKHSDYSADSDSDGDNDSVASDTQESSEWPKESRFGNNRAEDPTNDGFPKVRSRRRKSETFRQQYINTKELRICVCTWNVGGKLPPDDLDIDDWIDRDDPADIYVFGLQEIVPLNPGNIFGAEDSRPVPMWENIIRETLEVIRPTRTKVKCHSDPPSPSKFKPPADFPSIEEEILLESDSDIGDEIHPINEEFDCSDLDENFQGMGDMHMDSCTAVDEISELGIPAGKDFRRQFSSAKRLDRSNCLLTEDSIEDVEVTVGQNSGKLTRMLSSTERIGLSWPEPPLDLLPKHVLQRPKSFKSIKSFKSSKSCVVESSLKNYSSFKSVANELQSGLALLAEFDLEALLNRKRRSAYIRIVSKQMVGIFITIWVRRSLRKHIQNLKVSTVGVGVMGYIGNKGAISVSMSVYQTLFCFICTHLTSGEKDGDELKRNADVHEIHKRTHFNPLSGVGLPRGILDHERIIWLGDLNYRINLSYEKTRELIARKEWSNLLERDQLVRELRKGRAFDGWVEGRINFAPTYKYELNSEKYYGQDPKAGRRVPAWCDRILSYGKGMKLLKYRRTELKLSDHRPVTATYMAEVEVFCPRRLQRALTYTDAEIENGEVLDDDIDIGIGYMTFEEVSSKYDMNSFES
- the LOC136235579 gene encoding type IV inositol polyphosphate 5-phosphatase 3 isoform X5, which codes for MKSSQSMKSRSSKQQLELFWPRVVMRKLLNINTKHSDYSADSDSDGDNDSVASDTQESSEWPKESRFGNNRAEDPTNDGFPKVRSRRRKSETFRQQYINTKELRICVCTWNVGGKLPPDDLDIDDWIDRDDPADIYVFGLQEIVPLNPGNIFGAEDSRPVPMWENIIRETLEVIRPTRTKVKCHSDPPSPSKFKPPADFPSIEEEILLESDSDIGDEIHPINEEFDCSDLDENFQGMGDMHMDSCTAVDEISELGIPAGKDFRRQFSSAKRLDRSNCLLTEDSIEDVEVTVGQNSGKLTRMLSSTERIGLSWPEPPLDLLPKHVLQRPKSFKSIKSFKSSKSCVVESSLKNYSSFKSVANELQSGLALLAEFDLEALLNRKRRSAYIRIVSKQMVGIFITIWVRRSLRKHIQNLKVSTVGVGVMGYIGNKGAISVSMSVYQTLFCFICTHLTSGEKDGDELKRNADVHEIHKRTHFNPLSGVGLPRGILDHERIIWLGDLNYRINLSYEKTRELIARKEWSNLLERDQLVRELRKGRAFDGWVEGRINFAPTYKYELNSEKYYGQDPKAGRRVPAWCDRILSYGKGMKLLKYRRTELKLSDHRPVTATYMAEVEVFCPRRLQRALTYTDAEIENGEVLDDDIDIGIGYMTFEEVSSKYDMNSFES
- the LOC136235579 gene encoding type IV inositol polyphosphate 5-phosphatase 3 isoform X6 codes for the protein MKSRSSKQQLELFWPRVVMRKLLNINTKHSDYSADSDSDGDNDSVASDTQESSEWPKESRFGNNRAEDPTNDGFPKVRSRRRKSETFRQQYINTKELRICVCTWNVGGKLPPDDLDIDDWIDRDDPADIYVFGLQEIVPLNPGNIFGAEDSRPVPMWENIIRETLEVIRPTRTKVKCHSDPPSPSKFKPPADFPSIEEEILLESDSDIGDEIHPINEEFDCSDLDENFQGMGDMHMDSCTAVDEISELGIPAGKDFRRQFSSAKRLDRSNCLLTEDSIEDVEVTVGQNSGKLTRMLSSTERIGLSWPEPPLDLLPKHVLQRPKSFKSIKSFKSSKSCVVESSLKNYSSFKSVANELQSGLALLAEFDLEALLNRKRRSAYIRIVSKQMVGIFITIWVRRSLRKHIQNLKVSTVGVGVMGYIGNKGAISVSMSVYQTLFCFICTHLTSGEKDGDELKRNADVHEIHKRTHFNPLSGVGLPRGILDHERIIWLGDLNYRINLSYEKTRELIARKEWSNLLERDQLVRELRKGRAFDGWVEGRINFAPTYKYELNSEKYYGQDPKAGRRVPAWCDRILSYGKGMKLLKYRRTELKLSDHRPVTATYMAEVEVFCPRRLQRALTYTDAEIENGEVLDDDIDIGIGYMTFEEVSSKYDMNSFES
- the LOC136235579 gene encoding type IV inositol polyphosphate 5-phosphatase 3 isoform X4, which encodes MKSRSSKQQLERKSWVETCCCLGCSCLQLFWPRVVMRKLLNINTKHSDYSADSDSDGDNDSVASDTQESSEWPKESRFGNNRAEDPTNDGFPKVRSRRRKSETFRQQYINTKELRICVCTWNVGGKLPPDDLDIDDWIDRDDPADIYVFGLQEIVPLNPGNIFGAEDSRPVPMWENIIRETLEVIRPTRTKVKCHSDPPSPSKFKPPADFPSIEEEILLESDSDIGDEIHPINEEFDCSDLDENFQGMGDMHMDSCTAVDEISELGIPAGKDFRRQFSSAKRLDRSNCLLTEDSIEDVEVTVGQNSGKLTRMLSSTERIGLSWPEPPLDLLPKHVLQRPKSFKSIKSFKSSKSCVVESSLKNYSSFKSVANELQSGLALLAEFDLEALLNRKRRSAYIRIVSKQMVGIFITIWVRRSLRKHIQNLKVSTVGVGVMGYIGNKGAISVSMSVYQTLFCFICTHLTSGEKDGDELKRNADVHEIHKRTHFNPLSGVGLPRGILDHERIIWLGDLNYRINLSYEKTRELIARKEWSNLLERDQLVRELRKGRAFDGWVEGRINFAPTYKYELNSEKYYGQDPKAGRRVPAWCDRILSYGKGMKLLKYRRTELKLSDHRPVTATYMAEVEVFCPRRLQRALTYTDAEIENGEVLDDDIDIGIGYMTFEEVSSKYDMNSFES